Genomic window (Gadus chalcogrammus isolate NIFS_2021 chromosome 3, NIFS_Gcha_1.0, whole genome shotgun sequence):
TGTGCTAGTGTGAAAAATGAGTTCAGTCACCAACATGTATAACAATTCTGGTTGGTTTGTGTTCTACTTTCCTCTGAATCCCTATTTCTCAACACGGGCCACTAAAGGAATACGGGTAGGGTGAAAGtatattaaatattggcagatAATCAAACCCAGAGTTTGTGCGCGTTTCTGAGTCACTGCTGTAACGCCAGTGTCGCACGTAAAACACTGAATCACCGCTCAATGGCTTCCAGATGTTTCGACGCGTTATTGCGTCAATGGGGCTTCCGCGGTGGCTATGACCAAAGATGACGCCCTCAAAGTATGACTGGTGCTTTTATAAAGGGCGGACCTGCGTCCTAGCCCCTTGACTCAGCACCCGACCCCCTCCGATGCCCTGCTCACCCAAGTCCTCCgccctgtacccccccccccccccccccccccagccgggtctgaaggaggtggtggagtcgtGCAGAGGGCGGAATCTCTTCTTCTCCACGGACATCGACACGGCCATCAAGGAAGCCGACCTAGTATTTatttctgtgagtatcccaagaCAACCCACGGACTCCCCctgtgactcacacacacacacacacacacacacacacacacacacacacacacacacacacacacacacacacacacacacacacacaccacatcctGGGGAGTCAGGCGTGAGGCTGACGACAagcactccccccccacccccccctcaccccaccacccccgcccctGAAGCCGCGGTTGATTGACACttctcttgcccccccccccccccccctcccaggtgaaCACGCCCACAAAGACCTACGGCATGGGCAAGGGCCGGGCGGCCGACCTCAAGTACATCGAGGCCTGCGCCCGCCGCATCGTGGAGATGTCCGACGGCTACAAGATCGTGACGGAGAAGAGCACGGTGCCGGTGCGCGCGGCCGAGAGCATCCGCCGCATCTTCGACGCCAACACCAAGCCCAGCCTCAACctgcaggtgggcggggctccgGCCTTCAGTGGACCGCATGGTTGTGGCGTCTTTTTAGGAGTACACTGCCCTACAAAGGCAAAGTGCAGTAACTACGCCAACATTGAAACTGAGAAAAATGCCTTCAAAGTATTCATACTGGCCGGCCAAACCTGTTTCAGGTACAATAGTGGTGATACTCTCAATTAATACCTTTTATAGGAAGAAAAATAGTTGAAGAAAGAAGGTGTTATAAAACCCATTTTCAGTCTGAACTCAATTTTGACAAAATACGTAGTTGGGGGTGTTGGGGGCATGTAGCAGGGTGTACGGGGGGGGGCATTTGTCTGCCCCGGGGGGAAACCGGTTTATGGCCGAGTTAGAAGAACATTTACAGCCAGAGCAGCCATTTTGTCAGAGCTATCCCCTGAAGGAATGTGGTGTGATGCCGGCTGGTTCACCTTATTATGATtatataggggggggggggggggggggcggggtcactgTTCAGCCCCTgacccccgctctctccccatGGCCGTGGGGGCCCAGGTGCTGTCCAACCCGGAGTTCCTGGCGGAGGGCACGGCGGTGCGGGACCTGAAGGAGCCGGACCGCGTCCTGATTGGCGGGGACGAGACGGCAGAGGGCCAGAGGGCCATCCGAGCGCTGTGCGCCGTCTACGAGCGCTGGGTGCCCAAGGAGCgcatcatcaccaccaacacctggtCCTCGGAGCTCTCCAAACTGGTGCGTTGTCCCTCGCTCAACctaaaccgtttttttttttttttggggtatttttaaaggtgacatattataccaccacgtgtgagtgggattagccgttacaagccgttttgaaaatcggcctcctatgacatcacgagtgggcgtgtccacctcggTGTATGACGGACAGATGAGCCACGTTTGCcacggtccactgggtaggccggTAGACTGATCTCTCCGTcacacgtctaggtggacacgccccacttgtgatgtcggaAGAGATTTCTACTTCACGGCGGACGGCGGAcgatatgtcacctttaacacgATTTGCATTTCCGGACACAGGCGGCCAACGCGTTCCTGGCCCAGCGAatcagcagcatcaacagcatcAGCGCCCTGTGCGAGGCCACCGGGGCCgacgtggaggaggtggccaaAGCCATCGGCATGGACCAGAGGATAGGCAGCAAGTTCCTGAAGGCCAGTATCGGTGAGTGAGTGCCCCAGCCTTGGGTGCCTTCAGCGACTTGGACCTGCAGTCTGTAATCTACGCATGAGGTCACCGACCTGGGCTCAGGGACTTAATCCAACCCATCTTTCCCGCCCTTCCCCCAACTCTGGACAGGCTTCGGAGGAAGTTGTTTCCAGAAGGACGTGTTAAATCTCGTTTACCTGTGTGAAGCGCTCAACCTCCCGGAGGTGGCCTCCTACTGGCAGCAGGTAGGTACTGCACCCACAGCATTAGCACTCAAGCTAATATTAAGTAGTAATAGAAATTGAAGGGGGTTTGGTTATTCACTTTCCATGACTCTTTACTTTTCATCTTGTGTCTCAGTGTTGGACTTGTGTTCTTTCAGGTGATTGATATGAACGAGTACCAGAGGCGGCGTTTTGCCTGCAGGATCATAGACTGTCTCTTCAACACAGTCACAGGCAAAAAGATCGCTCTCCTCGGCTTCTCCTTCAAGAAAGACACCGGGGACACCAGGTCTGTCCGCTGTGAATGTTTTCCCTGCACACCCATCTCCCGCACCTGGTCAACACGGGCTCCTTGGTCCACAACTCCTTTGTGTTTTGCCTTAAACGCACTCCCAACGTGATGTTTAACAGTGACTTAATCAATATGTAAACTCAGCCTTTAATAATAAATCTATTCAAAGCCTCCTTTTTAACCCTTTAATAAGCTGGTTGTTTGCACTGGCGGGAGCATGGGTAATAAATCACCTCTCTTTGAACTTTGATCTCCAGGCATAAAAGGTACAAGCTTCACTGGATAATGAGTGCAATACACGCTAGCCTGTAGGCCCTGTACTATGAGAAACAGTTGGCTACTGGCTGATCTCAGGCCCAGCAGTGCTGCTATGCactagcagaacttctgggggggagacggcacagagcccgGGAGTTATGCCTCTGTTCCTGTCTtactagagaggagagagggggaatgaGATTGGAGAGAACTAATATGGAGAGGAGGGAGCTTCCAGAAGGCATTTTTAATACCTGTACAGCCAGTCTAGATATTAACCTTGCTGACTGGGACGGTTTGTCTTTGTCGCCCTCAGGGAGTCTTCCAGCATCTACATCTCAAAGTacctgatggaggagggggccaAGCTGCACATTTATGACCCTCAAGTCCTGAAGGAGCAAATCATCCTCGACCTCTCCCAGCCCCACATCTCAGGGGACAGCCCccaaagaggtgtgtgtgtgtgtgtgtgtgtgtgtgtgtgtgtgtgtgtgtgtgtgtgtgtgtgtgtgtgtgtgtgtgtgtgtgtgtgtgtgtgtgtgtgtgtgtgtgtgtgtgtgtgtgtgtgtgtgtgtgatcatgaaATCCAGACTGCAGAGGCTTCAAAGCAACATTGTGTATTGCCTTAAAGAGTGACACAGGAACGCATGTAGTTTCAATCACAAATATCATTCACTGTTTAATCGTTTTTATTCGTCTTACCCAACGCTTTCTATCTTGCACAACGTTTAACTGCATTTTTGGTCACAGTAAAATAATTGCCTGGTAATAGCCCTTATGTAATAGGGATGACAGGGGGATGGCGGCACCGTGATAAGAGTAATAACatcaagtgtgtgtctgttccgtTCAGTGGACGAGCTGGTCACCGTTACCAAAGACCCCTATGAGGCCTGCCAGGGGGCCCACGCGCTAGTGATCTGCACCGAGTGGGACATGTTCAGGGTGAGGTGCCACACGTGTTCGAAGGAGGTCCGAGCTTTAGCGTGCAGCAGCGTGGTCGTCGTTACAGCCCTGTCATTGCTCAACAGGAACTGGACTATGAAAAGATCTACAAGCAGATGCTGAAGCCCGCCTTCCTGTTCGACGGCCGCAGAGTGTTGGACCACCTCCACGGGCATCTACAGAACATCGGCTTCCAGGTTAGTGgcgggggaacacacacacacacacacacacacagttattggGAATCCCTTGTTTGCGGAGGGGTTTTAAAATGAAACCGATAATCcgttaatacttttttttttttctccccagaTTGAGACCATCGGTAAAAAGGTGACGACGCTGCGGATTCCTTACACCCCTGCGGCAGTGACGGAGCCCCCGGCCAAGAAAACCAAAGCTTGAACCTttctcagagacacacaaacacacagacacacacacacagacacacacacattccgaCACACGCATTCCGTTCGCACACATCCTGCAGCTGGTTCTAATCATTTCAATAACGATTATAACCCATTTCTTGTCGCTACTTGCCGATAGCTGCTACGTGATGAAGCGGTTGATTGGCTAGGCGGCCAGAGGTCCAGAAGTCCAGTGAACGGTTAGGGATGATGTCTAAGGGAGTGGATTGATTAAACCTATGAGCCAGTGTCCCCGATGGAACCAAATCGAATGCAGTACGTTGCACCGAAATGTTTGACAATTATATGTAAActatatttttatgtatttactaTGTAATGTTGAATCAGCATTTTTAATAGAGCTTAAACATTTTTATACATATTAAGCATTTTTATAAATCATCCTCTTCTGTACATGGGTCTGAGAGTAAGAATATGTCTGCAATCTTTTTTTAGCCAAATGGACCAATGAAATAAAACTGTCCTGTGCTTCTGTGACATTGTGTATTAATGCAACGACCACGTCATCATTAAAACAAAAGCCCAGGAAAAGCAGATGGAGAAGATAAACGTTTGAATCATTTTATTGCACAATAAGTTATTACAAAGGTTCAGTCACTAGTAATATATCTTCTGAgtgtttgttcttttttataatTGGATGAGTCCCTAAAACTTTCATTTTGATTACATCTTCCGGATAACCATCAATGGTTCTCTCTCCCTGGGGGTCAATAGTGCCCTGAAGAGAGGGCGAGGTCCAGAGAATGATCTGGAAGAGAGCATCCTGAGGCCTGAGTttgtttgacctctgacctgggaaTGGTTACAGGGTACACAGCCTCAATAAGACACTGACCAGATTCATCAGTGGATTCCATCTCACGCCCCCTATTATAATATCGGGAGGCCCGGGTAGTGAAAAATCGATATGTTGTAGGTTTTTCCCTCTATTTGTATGTTTGCTTCCTCATGTTGTGTCATTTGGCCCCACTGCATGTCTTACCACGTAGCCTGGACTGAACTtaacaaagggggggggggggtcagtcccTGCTGGTTCTACCTCCACTACATCTCCATAAACAAACAGCTTGTGTGTATTGGCAGCGACGCAGGGGCCTCTCGGCTTTAGGGAAACATCTCACTCCTACGGCGTAATACTGGTGTTAAGAGGCTCTGTGAAACCATTCCGGCTCACTCTGTGAGAAAAGATAGACTGGTGTACGCACACGTTAAATAGCTTATTTTATAGAAGTATTGTGCGCTTTTTAGGCATTGAGGAGTCATCTGTCCTAGACGCAAAATCTAAAAAGAATCGCCACCAGACCCCCAGGGAGTTTAAAAATGTTGGAATtcttataataaaataaagtatctTTGCTGTGGCTaggctttatttaaaaaaaaccgTTGGTGTTTGTAACACATGGTAAAAAGCAGCTAATCACAGAGGAGCTAGTGAGGGTAAGAAGAGGGGTCAAAGGGCACCATTCCCGGCCCTGGGTGGTGTTTGTTACTCGGCGAGAGCGCGCCCTTCTGCTTTCCTCTTCTCCACCAGATTCTTCAGGAAGAACTCTCCTAGGGAAGGCATCATAGAGCAGGGATGGAGCGGTTACAGAAGGTGGAACACACGGGGGGTTGTGAATGAGTGCCGAGTGGGTTCCTGTTGAACAACGAGAGAGTGTCTCACCTGCTCTGTAAGAGGAGCGCACCAGAGGCCCGCTGGCCGTGTACACAAAGCCCATGTCCTTCCCAACCGTCTCCCAATGGGCGAAACTTTCAGGGGTCACGTATTCCTCCACCTGGGAAGTGGAGTGGAAAAGAGATGGTGTCGGTTTTTCCCCTTTTTATGCGTTTGCTTCCTCATGTTGTGTTCGTCTAGCCCCACTGTATGTCTTCACACATGGCCTGGAGTGAACtgaccggtgtgtgtgtgtgtgtgtgtgtgtggggggggggggggggggggggtcagtcacTTCTTGGGACCATAAACAGTGCAGCGACACCGGGACATCTGGCCTTTAGCGGAGCATTCACATCCTTTGATGTAAGGAGTGTATTGGCTTGTGGGAGGACGTGGAAAGAGAATGGTGTATTCATACATTAAACGGGGTATTTTCTACAACTATGTGCTTTGTTGCATTTAGAAGTTGCTCTCCGTTTGCCCAAAGCAACGGCCTCTCGTGAGAGGGACAATAAAATACTTACTTACTTAAGTCTCACCTGACGCAATATCGCAAAGGAATTGCcaagacaacagacagacatgcacattGTCTTAGTCACCCAGCATGACGTCCAtgctgggtgagtgtgtgtgtgtgtgtgcgtgtcacctGATCCGTCCTTACCTTGAGGTGGCGCTTGGTGGGCTGCATGTACTGGCCCAGGGTCAGACAGTCCACCCCCGACTCCCGTAGCTCTGGGTCAGAAGAACCAACGGCCCATAGCATGAATGTACGTGAtagtgtgcgtgcgtccgtgcgtgcccacgtgcgtgcgtgagtgagtgtgtgtatgaaggattaagtatgcgtgtgtgcgtgcacacacctGCCAGGGTGCTTTCTATCTGCTTCTCCGTCTCCCCGAGGCCCAGCATGATGGAGGTCTTGGTGAGGATGTGCGGGTTGACCTTCTTGGCGTGCCTCAGAACGCTCAGGGACTGGTCGATGTTGGCCCTGGGGTCACGGACGTGCCTGGGGACCGAGGACGATGCAGGAGCCTCATGGGACTATTGTGCACATCTTTTCAAAGCCTATACGTAATATAGTATGTGCCGTTTGGAGCGATTGCCCAAATGGCTGCACAATGCTGTGAGTCCATGCGTGTTCTCAGCAAGGATGGGCCCAGTGGGAATATAACCCCGAACCCTTGCTGTGTTGAGTATGAAGGATTAAGGGGCCTCTAACGGAAAAACCCCCTACCCcgccctcacctctcccctacAAAAGGATGTAAGAGAAACTACGGTGCCCTGTGAGGTGACAGTTGCTACCAAAGTCTAGCAAGCGACTAGTAAGATAGTTAAGATGGCAACTATGTTTGCTCATTGAAAATGTGTCTTCCCCAGAGCCGTTGGTCCCTTCTGGGCTCATGTAGGAACATGGCGGTGTAGCACGGCAGCCTCTTTGGAAGAGGACCCCCTCATGTAGATATAAAGAGCTCGTACTAAAGGTTACAGCAAAGCCAACAAATGTACCAATaaatatttcatttttggaCGCTAGTATTAGCTTACAGGGGGGATACACGTAAACtatttgacaaatgtactggaATTTAAAATGGTCTTCATGACCCTCGAGCACAACACTACAGACCAGACGGCTCGAGCACACATCGTCCCCTATGGTGTTTTCATTTGGTCTGTTCTGTCTATGTCTGCACCGTTTGTCTAGAGGAAATGTGTGGTTCCTGTTGGCTACTGTCTCCAATACACAGTGACTAGACCGTCCCTGCTTATCAGAGCTTCTATGTCTCCCTCTGGTGGCAAATGTGTAAATTGCAAACAATTATTAGTCGCCGATTCAAGCTACATTTGTATAGGATCGGTAAAGCTCAAATAGGGCAGGTGAAAACTAGGCAGGTAAATCTAACATGCATCACCTGGTACGACGGCATACTGAGATTGGGCCTGCATGCGTCTAGCTTGTAATCAATCCCATAATACCTCTGCAGCTCCCGCACCGTCTCCACGTTGTGGGCGTACACGTCCAGACCTGAGAGGGCGATCTTCTCCACGGCCGGCAGGTCGCCGCGGAAATCCGGGGTGAGGCATTCCACCAGGATCCGAGGGTTCCTAGAAAGCAGAACCGTGCTCCGTTATCACCCCGGGACTGGACAGGGATCGtacaagtgtctgtgtgtgaggggttgtGGGGCTGACAAAGTGCTTTGCTTTACATTTCCTTCAGGTTAGCCACCGTCTTAGCAATGTGCTCCGACCCGCCATCTGCAATATCTGCCAAACCAAGAACATAGGATTGTTATTTAATTCTATTTAACCTTTAGTTAACCAGGAGAagtctcattgagattaaaaatctcTTTTACAAgagagtcctggccaagacaggcagcagcacAGTTCCAGACAgtcatttaaaaacaacagaGAACAAACAGTCACAACATCATCAAACAAAGCATGTACAGTCAGAAGAGCCAGCTTCAACATCCTTAAGAAAGGATTTAAACCTGTTTATAGAAACCAATACGGTTTCTATAAACAGTGTTTGAAAACCGTAACAGTACAGGTGATCCCAATACGGGAGGACCTGTGCTGTTGATGGGGAGAACGGCTCTGCTCAGTGGTCCATGAAGCACGTCAGTTCACGTTGGGAGCTGAACAACGCACTGCTTGATCCTGTTTTGAATGAATGTTCTGTGTTCAAAATAATGTCGACATTTCACCCCCAACTCGTTTTCATAAGGCAACTCGTCGTTGTGGaaagggcagagagaggaacTACAGCCTGCTTTTTGTATCTAAGCAGGACTTAGAGAAGCTCATGCATGCATTTGCctcatccaggcttgactatTGCAATGCCCTCTTCACTGGCCTCCCAAAAAAGACAATCAGGCGTCTGCCCTTAATTCAAAATGCTGTTGCGAGAATTTTAACAAATTCCAAAAGACAAAAATCACACCAATGGCCAGGCCTTTGCATTGGCTTCCAGTACAATCCAGAATAGAGTTTAAAGTCTTCCTTATCATCTTTAAGACACTCAATGGCCCTGGTTCAAAATACATCTCAGATATGCTAGTCTATTACAGACCTAACAGGTCACTTAGATCTACTGATGGAACCAACCACCAACAGAAATTTAATTTGCTCCTACTGTAAATTATTTTCAATTaaccttgtttttgttttgttttattccgttgttacttgaataattatatatgtatattttttgtttagttatgtttaatttattttttatttttaagccctttgaATAATAAAtgtgactttgactttgactttgctTCCTGTTCTTCTTGTGATAATTGTGGATTTTAAAAGTACAGTAAACGTAAATCTAAAAGGATTGTACAATAATGCCATATaattttaaataatgttttgaCATGAACAACAATTGAACTCATGACTAAAGTTCTGActttagttaaaaaatattgataaAAGTAATTATAAGCACTTATCACTCGGACAAGAgcacagacagaaacaggatTGAGCGGTAGGTGGCAGCCTCACAACTCCACTTCGTTCCTTCTGAAAGCCTTAAGCATTGACTCTGCTTGTGCAGTGTTGCACGGAGCCCAACCGAGCCCACGTGGACGCGTGCTGTAGTAGCGCCGCGAGCGCTAAGAGCATGGTTACCGTCTCTGTCTACGGAGGTGAGGACCACGTAGTCCAGCCCCCAGGCCGCTATGGCCTTGGCTGTGTTGTAGGGCTCATCTGGGTCCAGGGGGGGAGGCAGGCGGGCTGTCTTCACAGAGCAGAACCTGCACCCACGCGTACACGTGTCGCCCATCAGCTGCGGACAGGGAGACGACAACGCTTTACACCTCATGGAGTGTGAGCGATCCAGCAACCACGGCTGCACAACTCGTCAATATGAGCAATGAGTCCGGGGATGTGTTGGTCGAGGTCTTACCATAATGGTGGCTGTGGCTGTGCccgactcccctcccccccagcactCCCCTATGTTGGGACACTTGGCCTCCTCACACACCTGAGGAAGAGATACCGATACAGTCGTACAGATAGCAAGTGTCTAGATGAGTTGAGAGTAGATTGCTTGCAACAGTGAGTGGCGtcaagtgtgcacacacacacgttcaccacTACACCCCCAGATCTGTTTTGATGTCTTTGTTTCTGCGCACATGTACATATTAATgtagggtcacacacacacacacacacacacacacacacacacacacacacacacacacacacacacacacacacacacacacacacacacacacacacacacacacacacacacacacacacacacacacttactgtgTGCAGATTGAGATCTCTCAATGTATTCTTCAGTTTATTGAAGTTCTTCCCAATAGGGATCTCTGTCTTGAGCCATGGAGGAAGCCGCAGCCTATTAGGAGGTCACAACGGATTCATTTCAAAACTCAATGTCCCAGTACACTGTCAATATCCATTTTATAGGACTTGGTTGAAGACAAATTTAGCTGTTTGTATTCTGGATAATATGTGGCTATAGTGTTTTACTCATACCAAAGGATCTATTTAGATATAATTAGATTATCCATTCCTAACTATGCTGATATTGTATATTGtagcatttatatatatatatataggtcatAATAGAGGAACAATTCAGAAACATTGTGTTAATCTTTAGACACTAAGTGAAAGACACTCGTCTTTACCTCTCTCCCTTCTGCCTCTTCAGGTTTCCCTTGTACTCTTCCCAGTTGCTCTTCTCAGCGAGTTCCCCAGAAAGGAAGTCTTGCAGATCAGGGCCATCGTCATTTAGCAACTCCGTTTTTCTGTCATTCCTTGTCGGCAAGGGTTTGACCACTGTTTTGAGTCCACTGGCATATATCTGGAAATTAAGCAATTTATCTTGAATACAAAAACTCGTCGTACCTCGCAAATACCAAAGTACACATTTGCCCTTTGCCATGTTTTAACATCCCTCTTCAGAACGTATTTGTTAACTACCATAATTATTGAACATACTATCTGGGAATTAAATACATACCTCTCACAGGTACGACATTTGATGTGGCGTTAGTAAGAAAACGTATACGATTATACCAGGCGCGCACTTATAACGTATTATATATGTGCAGGGAAAAACgcgatcgttttttttttagtcTTATTTCTTACGAGAACTCTGAGTTGTTTGTAGTGTAATAACATCTGGAAATACTTACATAGGGGTTGCATCTGGGTGTCAACCAAAGGCGGTTGTTACCGAACCGACCAGCTATAATACAACTTTGCTTTACCAAAGCCATGGCTTAACTTGCCTGCGTAGAACAGCAGACGACATTGACAACAAATATCGATGAGCAGCTACTTTGGTCTGAAAGCATAACACATAATGTAAACGTTGCTTTATTACTAATCAATTCAAATTTCAcatacattttgaaataattGATCCATAGACTTGTCAACTATAGTATTTTATCATGCGATATGTGTGTAGTACATATATATGCAATATCAATCCATGGATTGGAAGTTGTCTTGTAATGTCTGGCGACGCCAGAAACTACAATTGCGTGATGacgtctctctttcctcctttcctccaCCACCGGCGAGGTGAGAATCCCTGAAAAATTTGTTCGCACATAAAATCTACCGTCATCTAACTTAAAGAATATACAATATCACCCTATTTCTAGACATTTATGATCGGGAGTTGTTACACTACACaagtcatgttttatttttgatttatatTGTCGATATTGTAGTATAAAGTGATAGTGTTTTTACCCATTCGCTAAATACTATCCCAGGCCTAGCGGTATAACTCGTAACGAAGCACGTTGCCCTTCTGATTGTTAATATTCTAAATGCTAAGCAATGTTTACTATGACTTTCTTTGAAATTTTGACATCCCTGTGCGTGTACAATTGGCTTGTTTAACTGCAACATAGTGATCGGACACATCTGATGAGCTAGCCTGGCGTTAGCTGTACTTGTCACACGTAACGATTCAATAAGTTAGGTTAATGCTTTGCTGAAACGGCTATTATGGACATTTctatatttatatgacaagCTTTGCATGTTACCCTTAATTTGCACTAAGCTGTGCAACGCGTTGGAACCCACGTTATTCTTGACCACTACATCCACCGCTAACCCTTGTGTGAAGTCCACAAAGCTAATGCATTGCTCTTCATGTCCATTCCAGAATGAAGACCATTCTTAGCAACCAGACTGTCGACATTCCCGACAATGGTAAGTTGGCCTATCCGAGATATGGATTTGAGATGTGTTCACTTTCCAATGTGAAGAGTTCTGTGTAAACTTATTTTCTCTCTGCTGTTTATAGTGGAGATTAAACTGAAGGGCCGGACGGTCATCGTCAAGGGACCCCGGGGCACACTCCGCAGGGAGTTCAACCACATCAACCTGGAGCTCAGCCTCCTGGGAAAGAAGAACAAAAAGGTGGGCCCCCTTTCTGTTCATCTACTTTGTATCTTTGGTGCTTCGTTGAACGACCTAAAGCATCTCTCAAATGTGTTTGAGTTCTGGACTGTTACATTAGCCTGACTGACAATTTTGGTAGATTTGCTGTTGTAAGGCATTGCGGagtttgtgttttgttataGATGTTGTAAGGCTGTGTGTCTCGTCTCCACAGCTGCGCGTGGATAAATGGTGGGGGAACAGGAAGGAGTTGGCCACGGTCCGCACCATCTGCAGTCACGTCCAGAACATGGTCAAGGGTGTCACCATGGTAATTATATTGCTCTTCGTCTCAGCCCTGTTTCAACGGGGCACTTTTGCCATTCGCCAACATTAATTTTAGCCAATAATGCCCTGATGTATTTGGTGGTGGCAGGGCCTCTGCCTCCATAGTTAACTTTAAGCTGCTTTTTTACACTCCTGTGTAAAAATGATTCATGTATTTGGAAAAGGCATCGTTCCGTCTTCCACTTTATAACCGGCTGATTTCATGTTTCTCCTCCCAGGGCTTCAGGTATAAGATGCGCTCTGTGTACGCCCATTTCCCCATCAATGTGGTCATCCAGGAGGGAGGCGCGTTGGTCGAGATCAGGAACTTCCTGGGGGAGAAGTACATCCGCCGTGTTCGTATGAGAGCTGGTGAGTCTCCTGGTTCCTCCATCTGGATTATTAGATGTTGAggcatttttaaatatagatgCATTTTAACTTGACTTTAATTGACTTGTTGTACAATAGTCCCCTCGAATGAAGGGGTTGCAGTTTGAATTGTTGGGTTATTTTATCCATTTGTCTCACGTCATGCTCTGCTCCTCTCAGGTGTGGGATGTGCTCTGTCGACGGCCCAAAAGGACGAGTTGGTGCTGGAGGGCAATGATGTGGAGCTTGTGTCCAACTCAGGTGAGACCTCCCCCATCCCTGGTTTAAGATTAAGTGACGAGGTGCGATTAATGCTGCTTCGTCAGCTTCTGTTACATTTTAGGAGGGTTTAAAAGTATTGGTTTAATCTGACCTATGGAGTCTTACCTACTCCTTAAATCCATCTGGAATTGGCTTAAGACATTTTGTCAGGTTACATCTTGCTATTGAATTGGTTTGCTAGATTAAAATGGTTCATGATCATCTTTGTGTCAATATTGGTCTTGATCTTTGCTGTTTGAATTCACATGTGCATTAACAGGCTTGTCTTCATTGTAAAAAGTTATTGTATGGTTCATGCATAAATGTTCATCTATTTGTTATCAAAACATTTAAACCAAATTAATTTCCATCCACTTCT
Coding sequences:
- the rpl9 gene encoding 60S ribosomal protein L9 isoform X1, whose protein sequence is MKTILSNQTVDIPDNVEIKLKGRTVIVKGPRGTLRREFNHINLELSLLGKKNKKLRVDKWWGNRKELATVRTICSHVQNMVKGVTMGFRYKMRSVYAHFPINVVIQEGGALVEIRNFLGEKYIRRVRMRAGVGCALSTAQKDELVLEGNDVELVSNSAALIQQATTVKKKDIRKFLDGIYVSEKTTVVPQENN
- the rpl9 gene encoding 60S ribosomal protein L9 isoform X2 encodes the protein MKTILSNQTVDIPDNVEIKLKGRTVIVKGPRGTLRREFNHINLELSLLGKKNKKLRVDKWWGNRKELATVRTICSHVQNMVKGVTMGFRYKMRSVYAHFPINVVIQEGGALVEIRNFLGEKYIRRVRMRAGVGCALSTAQKDELVLEGNDVELVSNSAALIQQATTVKNKDIRKFLDGIYVSEKGTVLERQD
- the lias gene encoding lipoyl synthase, mitochondrial, which gives rise to MALVKQSCIIAGRFGNNRLWLTPRCNPYIYASGLKTVVKPLPTRNDRKTELLNDDGPDLQDFLSGELAEKSNWEEYKGNLKRQKGERLRLPPWLKTEIPIGKNFNKLKNTLRDLNLHTVCEEAKCPNIGECWGGGESGTATATIMLMGDTCTRGCRFCSVKTARLPPPLDPDEPYNTAKAIAAWGLDYVVLTSVDRDDIADGGSEHIAKTVANLKEMNPRILVECLTPDFRGDLPAVEKIALSGLDVYAHNVETVRELQRHVRDPRANIDQSLSVLRHAKKVNPHILTKTSIMLGLGETEKQIESTLAELRESGVDCLTLGQYMQPTKRHLKVEEYVTPESFAHWETVGKDMGFVYTASGPLVRSSYRAGEFFLKNLVEKRKAEGRALAE
- the ugdh gene encoding UDP-glucose 6-dehydrogenase produces the protein MFQIKKVCCIGAGYVGGPTCTVIAQMCPEITVTVVDINESRINAWNSDTLPIYEPGLKEVVESCRGRNLFFSTDIDTAIKEADLVFISVNTPTKTYGMGKGRAADLKYIEACARRIVEMSDGYKIVTEKSTVPVRAAESIRRIFDANTKPSLNLQVLSNPEFLAEGTAVRDLKEPDRVLIGGDETAEGQRAIRALCAVYERWVPKERIITTNTWSSELSKLAANAFLAQRISSINSISALCEATGADVEEVAKAIGMDQRIGSKFLKASIGFGGSCFQKDVLNLVYLCEALNLPEVASYWQQVIDMNEYQRRRFACRIIDCLFNTVTGKKIALLGFSFKKDTGDTRESSSIYISKYLMEEGAKLHIYDPQVLKEQIILDLSQPHISGDSPQRVDELVTVTKDPYEACQGAHALVICTEWDMFRELDYEKIYKQMLKPAFLFDGRRVLDHLHGHLQNIGFQIETIGKKVTTLRIPYTPAAVTEPPAKKTKA